From a single Rodentibacter sp. JRC1 genomic region:
- the rpoE gene encoding RNA polymerase sigma factor RpoE has translation MAEQLTDQALVERVQQGDKKAFNLLVSRYQNKVAGLLTRYISRNDIPDVVQESFIKAYRSIESFRGDSAFYTWLYRIAVNTAKNYLTAQGRRPPSEDILAEDAESYDVGTHLRDVDSPENEMLSGELEKLIFDTIKNMPEDLKTAITLRELEGLSYEDIAGIMDCPVGTVRSRIFRAREIIENKIQPLMQR, from the coding sequence ATGGCTGAACAGCTAACGGATCAAGCTTTGGTAGAAAGGGTACAGCAAGGCGATAAAAAAGCCTTTAATTTATTAGTTTCGCGTTATCAGAATAAAGTAGCCGGGTTGCTTACCCGTTACATTTCGCGTAATGATATTCCTGATGTTGTGCAGGAATCCTTTATTAAAGCCTATCGTTCCATTGAATCTTTTCGAGGCGATAGTGCTTTCTACACTTGGCTATATCGAATTGCCGTGAATACGGCGAAAAATTATTTAACGGCGCAAGGGCGTCGTCCACCAAGCGAAGATATATTGGCAGAAGATGCTGAAAGCTATGATGTGGGAACCCATCTTCGTGATGTGGATTCGCCGGAAAATGAAATGTTATCCGGTGAATTGGAAAAACTTATTTTTGATACGATTAAGAATATGCCGGAAGATTTAAAAACAGCGATAACACTTCGTGAACTTGAAGGATTAAGTTACGAAGATATTGCCGGAATTATGGATTGCCCCGTAGGCACTGTGCGTTCTCGAATTTTCCGTGCGCGTGAAATTATTGAAAATAAAATACAACCGCTTATGCAACGTTAA
- a CDS encoding translocation/assembly module TamB domain-containing protein, whose protein sequence is MTKQEIKREEPQSEQSSKSSKAKKKKGFVRKAFCVGSAVIFLPVFALLGALSFEQGQRGLIELTDKFLDSLSIEQVEGGLQRGLVLHNVRYQTAGIDTRIAQARLQIDFGCLLSRKICVEDLSVKEPVILIDTAQLPPSEEKQTESSPMEKINLPISVQVKNIALDKLNLKLDQTNIALEGFQSAVSLDNEFGLTLAPTELSNLDVLHIQSSELKTKSIKVENNQPVDWTAIEQSLTPAFLGNVSEINLPFDIHVTNLAAKDWQYVAQNEQGEELQRITLPSLLLQADATGHFVQLQKLDIESSLGTLNSHGSLQLNDDFPLDLSLTSSLNAFTSQGKAIFPASQVDLSLSGSLKKTTALSLKTKGVLNAELDAEVKLAEDKMPLNFTLKATKGQYAFAQALSPLKINDVTLKLTGNLLDYHAELEGGVEGMDHIPSTRLTLNADGKLYAVDIHQLSLSALEGTAKLTGSANWKKGAQWDIEANLNKMNIRPYVPAMPAVLFGKLITSGEAGEQGWQVDIPTVDLVGTLSHRPLNLKGDVALSDKTLLDISNLSLNYGDNKIYAKGTLSDESDLTLDINAPNLRGLYADLSGALMGKATIQGKLVEPNVTLDLNSQHLHWQILDIANVTVKGNISGSPILKGNLNIKGGNIRYGDAVAMKSVNLSVSGDEKNHQLVLASQGKPVAADLKISGNFDRTSQQWKGSLSQMKIDTPIGDVKPNQAISVHYDNKKIQAAIGAHCWQNINADLCFPKSFTAGENGEIPFNIKRINLDLVNQFIGQDSLKGNLRSEGKVAWFSDKPFLLNLTLTGDNLGIAQKLDYRTFKLAIPKLTLNADIQNNNLSLKSDINVQNQGYINADLKLNDLNGARNLGGSIGIDRLNLALANQLLTNGETINGEVISKLTLGGNLEKPLLNGHFDIRNAKAKLKTLPFEVTNGDVAIRFEGTRSTLQGKVQTPDGNLTMSGGANWANLDNWSTEVRAETEGFKLSLPSMGKLQFSTNVVAKATPKLLDLSGNVDIPWARIKVDSLPDNAEPVSEDEVILNGPRKSKEELINREFAATTKSGMEIRSDLKIKIGDDVHFDAYGFKSNLTGLLSVKQEKGRLGLYGQIDLKNGRYASFGQDLLVRKGQINFSGLASQPMLNIEAIRNPEAMEDNNITAGVKVVGIATNPEVTVFSNPSKPQDQALSYLLTGRSLENSGQTGSGGSVGAALLGMGLAKSGKLVGGIGEAFGIQDLNLGTAGVGDSSKVQVSGNIGKRLQVKYGVGLFDGLAEVTLRYRLLPQLYFQSVSGTNQVFDLLYQFEF, encoded by the coding sequence ATGACAAAGCAAGAAATTAAACGAGAAGAACCCCAATCTGAGCAATCATCGAAATCAAGCAAAGCTAAAAAGAAAAAAGGCTTTGTTCGTAAAGCCTTTTGTGTGGGAAGTGCGGTCATTTTTTTGCCTGTTTTCGCGCTTTTGGGGGCATTGTCTTTTGAACAAGGTCAGCGAGGCTTAATTGAACTGACGGATAAATTTCTCGATAGCCTTTCTATTGAACAGGTTGAAGGCGGTTTGCAGCGCGGTTTAGTATTGCACAATGTGCGTTATCAAACGGCGGGAATTGATACACGCATTGCTCAGGCTCGTTTACAGATAGATTTCGGCTGTTTGCTTTCACGCAAAATTTGTGTGGAAGATCTTTCCGTAAAAGAACCTGTCATCTTGATTGATACCGCACAATTGCCACCATCGGAAGAAAAACAAACCGAATCTTCTCCAATGGAAAAAATCAATTTGCCGATTTCTGTTCAGGTGAAAAATATTGCACTGGATAAATTGAATCTGAAACTTGATCAAACCAATATTGCGCTCGAAGGTTTTCAAAGTGCGGTCAGTTTGGACAATGAATTTGGTTTAACCCTTGCTCCGACAGAATTAAGTAACCTTGATGTTTTGCATATTCAATCTTCAGAATTAAAGACAAAGTCAATCAAAGTGGAAAATAATCAACCCGTAGATTGGACGGCGATTGAACAAAGCCTTACTCCCGCATTTTTAGGAAACGTCAGTGAGATCAATTTACCTTTTGATATTCACGTTACCAACCTTGCCGCAAAAGATTGGCAATATGTCGCACAAAATGAACAAGGTGAAGAATTACAACGCATTACGTTACCTTCTTTATTATTACAAGCGGATGCAACAGGACATTTTGTTCAATTACAGAAATTGGATATTGAAAGTTCGCTCGGTACATTAAATTCTCATGGTTCATTACAGCTAAACGATGATTTTCCGTTGGATTTGTCTTTAACCTCTTCACTAAATGCTTTTACATCTCAAGGTAAAGCAATATTTCCGGCAAGTCAGGTGGATTTATCCCTTTCAGGATCGTTGAAAAAAACGACCGCACTTTCTCTAAAAACAAAGGGTGTATTGAATGCGGAACTGGACGCCGAAGTAAAACTTGCCGAAGATAAAATGCCGTTAAACTTCACACTTAAAGCCACTAAAGGGCAATACGCTTTCGCACAGGCATTATCACCGTTGAAAATTAATGACGTTACTTTGAAATTAACAGGGAATTTACTGGATTATCATGCCGAGCTTGAGGGTGGTGTGGAAGGAATGGATCATATTCCATCAACACGTTTAACGCTGAATGCGGACGGCAAATTATATGCGGTCGATATTCATCAATTAAGTTTGTCGGCATTAGAGGGGACAGCGAAACTAACCGGTTCGGCAAATTGGAAAAAAGGGGCGCAGTGGGACATTGAAGCGAATTTAAACAAAATGAATATCCGCCCTTACGTACCGGCAATGCCTGCCGTATTGTTCGGTAAACTCATCACATCCGGTGAAGCGGGGGAACAAGGTTGGCAGGTGGATATACCAACGGTTGATTTAGTTGGTACGCTTTCTCATCGCCCATTGAATCTGAAAGGGGATGTGGCGTTAAGCGATAAAACATTACTCGATATTTCAAATTTATCGCTTAATTATGGTGATAACAAAATTTATGCCAAAGGCACATTGAGTGATGAATCGGATTTAACGCTTGATATTAACGCGCCGAACTTACGTGGTTTATATGCTGATTTGTCGGGAGCTTTGATGGGGAAAGCGACAATTCAGGGAAAATTGGTTGAACCGAATGTCACGCTTGATCTTAATAGCCAACACCTCCATTGGCAGATTTTAGATATTGCTAATGTAACCGTTAAAGGCAATATTTCCGGCTCACCGATTTTGAAAGGCAACCTGAATATAAAAGGCGGCAATATTCGTTATGGTGATGCGGTGGCAATGAAAAGTGTCAATTTGAGCGTATCGGGCGATGAAAAAAACCATCAACTCGTTTTAGCCTCTCAAGGAAAACCTGTGGCGGCAGATTTAAAAATCTCAGGCAATTTTGACCGCACTTCTCAGCAATGGAAAGGGTCATTAAGCCAAATGAAGATAGACACGCCGATAGGGGATGTAAAGCCAAACCAAGCGATTTCCGTACACTATGACAATAAAAAAATACAAGCCGCAATCGGCGCACATTGTTGGCAAAATATTAATGCGGATTTGTGTTTCCCGAAATCTTTCACGGCTGGGGAAAATGGCGAAATTCCTTTTAATATAAAGCGTATTAATCTTGATTTGGTGAATCAATTTATCGGGCAAGATAGCTTGAAGGGAAATCTTCGTAGTGAAGGAAAAGTGGCGTGGTTTAGCGATAAACCCTTTCTTCTAAACCTGACTTTGACCGGTGATAATTTAGGTATTGCACAAAAATTGGATTATCGCACTTTTAAACTTGCTATTCCTAAACTCACACTAAATGCGGATATTCAGAATAATAATCTCAGCTTGAAATCCGACATCAACGTGCAAAATCAAGGGTATATTAATGCCGATTTAAAACTGAATGATTTAAATGGTGCGCGTAATCTTGGCGGTAGTATCGGTATTGATCGTTTAAATTTAGCGTTGGCAAATCAGCTGTTGACGAATGGTGAAACAATTAACGGAGAAGTTATTTCTAAACTCACCTTAGGCGGAAATTTGGAAAAACCTTTATTAAACGGCCATTTCGACATTCGCAACGCAAAAGCGAAACTGAAAACCTTACCTTTTGAGGTCACAAACGGTGATGTTGCCATTCGTTTTGAAGGAACTCGCTCTACCTTGCAGGGTAAGGTTCAAACACCTGACGGAAATTTGACAATGAGCGGCGGTGCAAATTGGGCAAATTTGGACAATTGGAGCACAGAAGTAAGGGCGGAAACAGAGGGCTTTAAGCTCAGTTTGCCTTCAATGGGGAAATTACAGTTTTCAACCAATGTGGTGGCAAAAGCTACGCCGAAATTGCTAGATTTATCGGGTAATGTAGATATTCCGTGGGCTCGAATTAAAGTAGATTCATTGCCGGATAATGCCGAACCTGTGAGTGAAGATGAAGTGATTTTAAACGGGCCGCGCAAAAGCAAGGAGGAACTAATTAACCGTGAGTTTGCGGCGACCACAAAATCCGGTATGGAAATTCGTTCCGATTTAAAAATAAAAATCGGTGATGATGTCCATTTTGACGCTTACGGTTTTAAATCTAACTTAACGGGTTTGCTTTCCGTAAAACAAGAAAAAGGGCGTTTGGGCTTGTACGGTCAAATTGATTTGAAAAATGGTCGGTATGCTTCTTTTGGGCAGGATTTATTGGTTCGTAAAGGGCAAATTAATTTTTCAGGGCTTGCCTCACAACCAATGTTAAATATTGAAGCTATTCGCAATCCGGAAGCGATGGAAGATAATAATATTACCGCCGGTGTGAAAGTGGTCGGCATAGCAACAAATCCTGAAGTGACGGTTTTTTCTAACCCAAGTAAACCGCAAGATCAGGCACTTTCTTATTTACTGACCGGACGTTCTTTAGAAAATAGCGGACAAACCGGTTCGGGTGGTTCTGTGGGTGCTGCACTACTTGGTATGGGATTAGCCAAAAGCGGTAAACTTGTGGGCGGTATCGGCGAAGCCTTTGGGATTCAGGATTTGAATCTCGGCACGGCAGGTGTTGGCGATAGCTCTAAAGTACAAGTGAGCGGTAATATTGGCAAACGATTACAGGTAAAATATGGCGTAGGATTATTTGATGGTTTAGCCGAAGTGACTTTACGTTATCGTTTATTACCACAGCTTTATTTCCAATCGGTTTCCGGCACAAATCAAGTATTTGATTTACTTTATCAGTTTGAATTTTAG
- the rseB gene encoding sigma-E factor regulatory protein RseB, with product MKKISLKSTALLLISLFSVSAFAEDSSAKKALEKMAYAVNNLNYEIAFVQTSPNNMDSFRYRHIKRDNKTYAQLVTLDGEQQEIIQRDNLVSYFQPNSQAFTLNSGNIVDALPAIIRSHFDKLAENYDFIPLGKNRVAGRFVDTIRIVPKDDFRYQYLVFVDEENGLLLRGDMLDRDGKLLDQFRVVTLYIDDSLKGLTNYLNKVSMPPLLNETQNAVLSLDWEPGWLPQGFESVRRSQDLFDGEIIDSSLFSDGLFTFTLYVTKAESQQPNQDKTWKQGEFTLYSEVIGDKEITFIGQLPIATAKRIVQEVKFTNH from the coding sequence ATGAAAAAAATATCTCTAAAATCGACCGCACTTTTACTCATTTCCCTTTTTAGTGTTTCCGCTTTTGCAGAAGATAGTTCGGCAAAAAAGGCGTTAGAGAAAATGGCGTATGCAGTGAATAATCTGAATTATGAAATTGCTTTTGTGCAGACTTCACCGAATAATATGGATTCCTTTCGTTATCGCCATATCAAACGCGATAACAAAACCTATGCACAATTAGTTACCCTTGATGGTGAGCAACAAGAAATTATTCAGCGGGATAATTTAGTCAGTTACTTCCAACCTAATTCTCAAGCATTCACATTGAACAGCGGAAATATTGTCGATGCGCTTCCTGCGATTATTCGTAGCCATTTTGATAAACTGGCAGAAAATTATGATTTTATCCCTTTAGGGAAAAATCGTGTCGCCGGACGTTTTGTCGATACGATTCGAATTGTGCCGAAAGATGATTTCCGTTATCAATATTTGGTTTTTGTAGATGAGGAAAACGGCTTATTACTTCGGGGCGATATGCTTGATCGTGATGGAAAATTATTGGATCAATTCCGTGTTGTTACGCTTTATATTGATGATAGCTTAAAAGGCTTAACGAATTATTTAAATAAAGTTTCTATGCCACCGCTATTAAACGAAACACAAAATGCGGTTCTCTCTCTGGATTGGGAACCCGGTTGGTTACCACAGGGATTTGAAAGTGTTCGACGTAGCCAAGATTTATTTGATGGCGAAATTATTGATAGCTCTTTGTTTAGTGACGGATTATTTACTTTCACCTTATATGTTACAAAAGCGGAAAGTCAACAACCTAATCAAGATAAAACATGGAAACAAGGCGAATTTACTTTGTATAGTGAGGTGATCGGTGATAAAGAAATCACGTTTATCGGACAGCTTCCTATCGCCACAGCGAAACGAATCGTGCAAGAAGTGAAATTTACCAATCATTAA
- a CDS encoding sigma-E factor negative regulatory protein: protein MQKELLSAYMDGEQVDVSFTEKLCNDEALQQSWASYHMVRAVIRKESDILLGTDFTEKIAGLIENENIEKLAISESQPTVEEVQRLPFMRKFKSFFAPMAQIAVAASVCLVAVIGVQSFNTKSDVSNVPETPVLQTLPFNNSVQEVSYNAPTKDVATTDQMEQKNRRIGAMLQNYELQRRMHADALNVGSNQSK, encoded by the coding sequence ATGCAAAAAGAGTTACTTTCAGCCTATATGGATGGCGAACAAGTGGATGTTTCATTCACGGAAAAATTATGTAACGATGAAGCTTTGCAACAGTCTTGGGCAAGCTATCATATGGTGCGTGCCGTTATTCGTAAAGAAAGTGATATTTTATTAGGTACGGATTTTACGGAAAAAATAGCTGGTTTAATTGAGAATGAAAACATTGAGAAATTAGCGATCTCCGAGTCTCAACCGACCGTTGAAGAAGTTCAGAGACTACCGTTTATGCGTAAATTCAAATCTTTCTTTGCGCCGATGGCTCAAATTGCAGTGGCAGCGAGCGTGTGTTTAGTGGCGGTAATTGGCGTTCAATCCTTTAATACTAAAAGTGATGTAAGTAACGTTCCGGAAACACCGGTGTTACAAACCTTACCGTTTAATAATTCGGTTCAAGAAGTTAGCTACAATGCTCCGACTAAAGATGTGGCAACCACCGATCAAATGGAACAAAAAAACCGCCGTATCGGTGCAATGTTGCAAAATTATGAATTGCAACGCCGTATGCATGCAGATGCGTTAAATGTCGGTTCTAATCAATCAAAATAG
- a CDS encoding autotransporter assembly complex family protein produces MKKIPFKLTALLLFLSALSAFAEQTVDIEIRGIKGERAIRNTKLNVELIEKEEMDGSDRYKRLVTEAVDKGLRVFGYYDSSVTFELKKRKGRDLLIANVTPGEPTRIAGTDVKIEGEAAQDEAFKALRKNLPKNGELVEHQKYSDYKNSISTLALARGYLDGKFTISRLEISPETHQAWWRMLFESGVRYHYGNIKFHHSQIREDYLQNMLKIHTGEPYLVNQLSEFSNDFSSTNWFSSVLLQPQVDEQKKVVNLDVLLYPRKKNAMELGVGFATDTGPHLQIGWTKPWINDRGHSFRTNLYVSAPKQTLEATYRVPLLKNPLNYYYEFSGGLENEDKNDTKTTALTLAGLRYWNNAEGWQYFAGVRARYDKFTQADVEDKTLLVYPTGGFNRTRLRGGIFPTWGDAQKITVDVAYKGLLSDASFFKVQASTGWIRTYAENHRIITRAEIGYLNTKDINKIPPTLRFFAGGDRSVRGYGYKKISPKDRKGKLVGGSRLVTGSFEYQYQVYPSWWAATFVDAGLAANRFSQEELRYGAGVGVRWASPVGAIKFDIATPIRNKDNSKNIQFYIGLGTEI; encoded by the coding sequence ATGAAAAAAATCCCCTTCAAATTAACCGCACTTCTGCTTTTCCTTTCGGCGCTCTCCGCTTTTGCCGAACAAACCGTGGATATTGAAATCCGTGGAATTAAAGGTGAACGGGCAATTCGTAATACAAAACTTAATGTTGAGCTTATAGAAAAAGAAGAAATGGACGGTTCTGATCGTTATAAACGCTTGGTGACTGAGGCGGTGGATAAAGGGCTGCGGGTGTTCGGTTATTATGATTCTTCCGTTACTTTTGAATTAAAAAAACGCAAAGGTAGAGATTTATTAATCGCCAATGTCACTCCCGGTGAGCCGACACGTATTGCAGGTACGGATGTGAAAATTGAAGGTGAAGCCGCGCAAGATGAGGCATTTAAGGCATTGCGTAAAAATTTACCTAAAAATGGCGAATTGGTTGAACATCAAAAATATAGCGATTATAAGAATAGTATTTCTACACTTGCCCTTGCACGCGGCTATTTAGATGGAAAGTTTACTATCTCTCGTTTAGAAATCAGCCCTGAAACTCATCAGGCTTGGTGGCGTATGCTTTTTGAGAGTGGTGTACGTTATCACTATGGCAATATTAAATTTCATCATTCGCAAATCCGAGAAGATTACCTGCAAAATATGTTGAAGATTCATACGGGCGAACCTTATTTGGTAAATCAACTTTCTGAATTTAGTAACGATTTTTCTTCCACCAACTGGTTTAGTTCCGTGTTGTTACAACCTCAAGTCGATGAGCAAAAAAAAGTCGTCAATTTAGATGTGCTGCTTTATCCACGTAAGAAAAATGCGATGGAATTGGGTGTGGGTTTTGCAACGGATACCGGCCCGCATTTACAAATCGGTTGGACAAAACCTTGGATCAATGATCGTGGACATAGTTTCCGTACGAATCTTTATGTTTCTGCGCCCAAACAAACGCTTGAAGCTACTTACAGAGTGCCGTTACTAAAAAATCCATTGAATTATTACTATGAATTTTCCGGCGGTTTGGAAAATGAAGATAAGAATGATACCAAAACAACGGCACTAACACTTGCGGGATTGCGTTATTGGAATAATGCCGAGGGTTGGCAATATTTTGCCGGTGTGCGTGCCCGTTACGATAAATTTACTCAAGCGGATGTAGAAGATAAAACCTTGTTAGTGTATCCAACCGGTGGTTTTAACCGAACCCGTTTGCGTGGCGGAATATTCCCGACTTGGGGAGATGCGCAGAAAATCACCGTAGATGTCGCTTATAAAGGCTTACTTTCCGATGCGAGTTTTTTCAAAGTTCAGGCCTCTACCGGATGGATTCGTACCTATGCGGAAAATCACCGCATTATCACCCGTGCTGAAATCGGTTATTTGAATACCAAAGATATTAATAAAATTCCGCCGACGCTTCGCTTTTTCGCCGGCGGTGATCGCAGTGTGCGCGGGTACGGCTACAAAAAAATCTCACCGAAAGATCGCAAGGGTAAGTTAGTGGGTGGCTCTCGTTTGGTTACGGGATCATTTGAATATCAATATCAAGTTTATCCCTCATGGTGGGCGGCAACTTTTGTCGATGCCGGTCTTGCTGCAAATCGTTTCAGCCAAGAAGAATTACGCTATGGTGCGGGTGTCGGCGTACGTTGGGCATCACCGGTGGGCGCAATCAAATTTGATATTGCCACACCGATTCGAAACAAGGACAACAGTAAGAACATTCAATTTTATATCGGCTTAGGTACAGAGATTTAG